A window from Ciconia boyciana chromosome 21, ASM3463844v1, whole genome shotgun sequence encodes these proteins:
- the COL16A1 gene encoding collagen alpha-1(XVI) chain isoform X5 — MPGCWGLCRVLGLGAEQIEDPAVDGGHTDPQNLPKPWPNRQPRWPRAAAAGTMRGLWALALVWLISACEGKELPPAEGEPCPQLWDEDLVGDKYKNVTGFNLIKRFDLLKISSIKKVRNPRGPVVLRLGAVPLVQPTQQVFPHGLPPAFTLVLTLLLKKNSTGEHWYLFQVTDRQGYPQLSLAVHGPEKSLEFQARAPGATFVSAVFAGKAVASLFDGRWHKVAVAVQSRAISVHLDCTSISSKPLGPRRALAPEGNAFLGLDAVRGTPVRFDIQQAQIYCDAELARQEGCCEISASGCLVEVPKTRRQAELMQSSNLIEMSPQPEGRVYTRCFCLEEPLGAEPARTSGRTGLKGDHGEKCLPCSPQTASANVTLGPLGPKGGKGERGLPGTAGSKGEKGDRGADCVRTHPGGPVQCAEGPRGEKGQRGEVGLPGAAGADGQKGQKGEKGDGGLQGKPGRPGRDGRPGEICVVGPKGQKGDPGLVGPEGLAGEPGPPGKPGSPGIGFPGKPGDPGGPPGPKGEKGSSGAPGPGGSPGTPGPPGVLGPKGDKGEPCEVCPTVSEGMLGATGLPGKPGPRGVPGAPGKDGVSDRPGPMGPKGDRGDPGIHGIKGEKGDSCLSCDARVLAALLRGPAEGLEGEPAPLQPGMPGEAGLPGLAGIKGEKGDGGQEGPTGRPGLPGDKGDPGVRGLKGEKGEPCGQCSPTPQALEGAATVLAVPGPPGERGQGGPPGKAGRPGDAGQKGQKGDAGSPGDPGTPGMAGLPGLSGEPGISGPAGPKGEKGDACEPSPAPRGDFSDVAGIPGKPGAKGDQGPPGIGQPGRPGKPGLPGVQGPAGLKGLQGEPGPRGIGQPGPQGEPGSTGPPGTPGPPGPQGPPGMAAEKGAKGPPGPKGAVGPPGPPGTSVTGPPGPEGQRGLPGVPGSSGQPGEKGAQGEKGDPGDCACLPGSRQDPSYAGMPGPPGAPGPPGPPGAPGRQGMPGHNGLPGLPGPAGDLGPLAVMAERNIKVLKTLCGDCVQLQAAFEAPSGIKGEKEDGGMPGAPGSEGCARCFAQFPRAEEARGDSPDLDCAGDPGLPGAPGIPGERGEQGSPGLRGPPGPPGPIGPPGFPGTPGTPGLPGLQGERGPAGLAGAKGEPGPPGQPGYPGATGPPGLPGIKGERGYVGPPGEKGELGPPGLDGLPGPTGPAGPRGERGLPGSAGEKGDQGFQGQPGFPGPPGPPGFPGKVGPAGPPGPTAEKGSEGMRGPTGMPGPPGPPGPPGIQGPAGLEGLDGKDGKPGLRGDPGPPGPPGMMGPPGFKGKTGHPGLPGPKGDCGKPGPPGSTGRPGAEGDPGPMGPQGRQGPPGLIGPPGTPGQPGPAGLAGVGLKGERGSVGERGLPGMPGEPGPPGHPGPPGEQGPDGPIGKEGPPGKPGIAGPAGQKGEAGSPGERGYPGEKGRAGMPGGPGKSGSMGLVGPRGPAGERGPPGSPGPAGSPGLPGPPGMMGDVVNYDEIKRFIQQELSKMFDERMAYYTSRMHFPVEMVASPGRPGPPGKDGLPGRPGPPGSPGMPGQIGREGRQGVPGMRGEPGAKGEKGEKGVGVMGDSGPPGPPGPQGPPGYGKMGPPGPVGQQGIPGIPGPPGATGQPGKTGHCSPAECLGAVPLEQPLFQPKNVKGPFG; from the exons ATGCCGGGATGCTGGGGCTTGTGCCGTGTGCTTGGGCTGGGTGCGGAGCAGATTGAGGATCCAGCAGTGGATGGGGGCCACACTGACCCCCAAAACCTGCCCAAGCCGTGGCCGAACAG GCAGCCACGTTGGCCCCGAGCCGCTGCCGCAGGCACCATGAGGGGTCTCTGGGCCCTCGCGCTCGTGTGGCTCATCAGTGCCTGCGAGGGGAAGGAGCTGCCGCCGGCAGAAG GGGAGCCGTGCCCGCAGCTCTGGGACGAGGATCTGGTCGGGGACAAGTATAAGAACGTAACGG GTTTTAACCTGATTAAAAGGTTCGACCTGCTGAAGATCTCCTCCATCAAGAAAGTCCGCAACCCAAGGGGGCCGGTGGTGCTGCGGCTGGGCGCCGTGCCGCTGGTCCAGCCCACACA GCAGGTGTTTCCCCACGGGCTGCCTCCTGCTTTCACCCTCGTCCTCACCTTGCTGCTGAAGAAGAACAGCACCGGGGAGCACTGGTACCTCTTCCAGGTCACCGATCGGCAGGGCTACCCCCAG CTCTCCCTGGCCGTGCACGGCCCCGAGAAGAGCCTGGAGTTTCAGGCCAGGGCACCGGGAGCCACGTTCGTCAGCGCCGTCTTCGCGGGGAAGGCTGTGGCGTCCCTCTTTGACGGGCGGTGGCACAAGGTGGCGGTGGCCGTGCAGAGCCGTGCCATCTCCGTCCACCTCGACTGCACCTCCATCTCCTCCAAGCCGCTGGGACCCCGGCGGGCGCTGGCCCCGGAGGGCAACGCCTTCCTGGGGCTGGATGCCGTGCGCGGCACCCCGGTCCGG TTTGACATCCAGCAAGCCCAGATCTACTGTGATGCCGAGCTGGCCAGGCAGGAGGGGTGCTGTGAGATCTCGGCCAGCGGG TGCCTTGTGGAAGTGCCCAAGACCCGTCGGCAAGCAGAGCTGATGCAGAGCAGCAACCTCATCGAGATGTCGCCGCAGCCCGAGGGCCGGGTGTACACCCGCTGCTTCTGCCTGGAGGAGCCGCTGGGCGCG GAGCCGGCGAGGACCTCGGGGAGGACTGGCCTGAAGGGAGATCACGGGGAGAAG tgcctgccctgctcGCCGCAGACGGCTTCGGCAAAC GTCACGCTCGGTCCCCTGGGTCCAAAG GGCGGGAAGGGCGAGCGTGGGCTGCCTGGCACTGCTGGCAGCAAGGGGGAGAAAGGCGACCGT GGTGCTGACTGCGTGCGCACCCACCCCGGTGGCCCCGTGCAG tgtGCCGAGGGGCCGCGGGGCGAGAAGGGGCAGCGCGGAGAGGTG GGGCTCCCGGGGGCAGCCGGCGCTGACGGGCAGAAG GGTCAGAAGGGTGAGAAGGGCGACGGGGGACTGCAGGGCAAGCCGGGGCGCCCGGGGCGTGAT GGCCGGCCCGGAGAGATTTGCGTGGTGGGCCCCAAAGGCCAGAAG GGTGACCCTGGCCTCGTGGGACCCGAAGGGCTGGCCGGCGAGCCGGGGCCCCCGGGGAAGCCAGGCTCTCCGGGGATCGGCTTTCCAGGGAAGCCG gGCGACCCTGGTGGCCCCCCGGGTCCGAAGGGGGAAAAG GGCAGCTCGGGAGCTCCTGGACCCGGAGGATCGCCTGGGACGCCC ggaccccccggCGTCCTGGGGCCGAAAGGAGACAAG GGCGAGCCCTGCGAGGTCTGTCCCACTGTCTCCGAGGGGATGCTCGGTGCCACCGGGCTGCCCGGCAAGCCGGGACCCAGGGGAGTGCCCGGAGCACCCGGCAAGGATGGGGTCTCG gacaGACCCGGCCCCATGGGACCCAAAGGGGACAGG GGAGATCCCGGCATCCACGGGATAAAAGGGGAGAAG GGGGACTCCTGCCTGTCCTGCGATGCCCGCGTCCTCGCCGCGCTACTGCGGGGTCCCGCCGAGGGGCTTGAGGGTGAGCCGGCACCGCTGCAGCCGGGGATGCCG GGCGAAGCGGGGCTCCCTGGGCTGGCTGGCATCAAGGGCGAGAAG GGGGATGGCGGCCAGGAGGGACCCACGGGCAGACCA GGGCTCCCGGGAGACAAAGGCGATCCAGGAGTGCGGGGGCTCAAAGGAGAGAAG GGCGAGCCGTGCGGGCAGTGCTCTCCCACGCCACAGGCCCTTGAAGGGGCAGCGACGGTGTTGGCCGTGCCTGGACCGCCGGGGGAGAGGGGCCAGGGCGGCCCCCCGGGCAAGGCG GGCAGACCTGGTGACGCTGGCCAGAAGGGACAGaag GGGGACGCAGGCAGCCCcggggacccaggcaccccGGGCATGGCCGGTCTCCCGGGGCTGTCGGGTGAGCCCGGAATCAGCGGTCCGGCTGGCCCCAAAGGCGAGAAG GGAGACGCCTGCGAGCCCAGTCCCGCTCCGCGTGGGGACTTCTCGGATGTGGCCGGCATCCCGGGAAAACCCGGGGCCAAAGGCGACCAGGGCCCCCCGGGCATCGGCCAGCCGGGCAGACCT GGGAAGCCGGGACTGCCGGGGGTTCAGGGTCCTGCCGGGCTGAAGGGGCTGCAG GGCGAGCCGGGACCGCGGGGGATCGGCCAGCCCGGACCGCAG GGAGAGCCCGGGAGCACCGGACCACCCGGGACACCC ggcccccccggaccccagggacccccggggaTGGCAGCAGAGAAAGGTGCCAAG GGACCTCCGGGGCCCAAAGGTGCTGTGGGACCCCCTGGGCCACCAGGAACCAGTGTCACAGGGCCACCG GGCCCTGAAGGGCAGCGGGGGCTCCCCGGGGTGCCCGGGTCCAGCGGGCAGCCG GGGGAGAAGGGTGCCCAGGGCGAGAAG ggAGACCCCGGGGACTGCGCCTGTCTGCCCGGCTCCCGCCAGGACCCCAGCTACGCCGGGATGCCG GGTCCCCCCGGggctcccggcccccccggcccccccggtGCCCCAGGCCGCCAG GGGATGCCAGGACACAACGGTTTACCGGGACTGCCTGGACCGGCCGGAGACCTG GGGCCGCTGGCCGTCATGGCCGAGAGGAACATCAAGGTGCTGAAG ACCCTCTGCGGGGACTGCgtccagctgcaggcagccttcGAAGCACCCAGCGGCATcaagggggagaaggaggacGGGGGCATGCCGGGAGCCCCCGGCAGCGAGGGCTGTGCCCGC TGCTTTGCCCAGTTTCCGAGAGCGGAGGAGGCTCGG GGTGACAGCCCTGACCTGGACTGCGCGGGTGACCCTGGGCTGCCGGGTGCCCCAGGCATCCCCGGCGAGAGAGGCGAGCAG GGCTCACCAGGActgcggggacccccggggccaCCCGGGCCCATC GGCCCCCCAGGCTTTCCTGGAACGCCTGGCACACCCGGACTGCCC GGTCTCCAGGGGGAACGCGGCCCCGCTGGGCTTGCCGGAGCCAAAGGGGAGCCG GGCCCTCCAGGGCAGCCCGGCTACCCCGGAGCGACGGGTCCCCCCGGCCTTCCC ggcaTCAAAGGCGAGCGAGGCTACGTGGGTCCCCCCGGGGAGAAGGGGGAACTG ggacccccaggttTGGACGGCCTCCCCGGTCCCACGGGACCAGCG GGGCCGAGGGGCGAGCGCGGGCTCCCGGGCAGCGCTGGCGAGAAGGGGGACCAG GGTTTCCAGGGCCAGCCCGGCTTCCCGGGGCCACCG GGGCCCCCTGGCTTCCCGGGGAAGGTCGGTCCGGCCGGGCCACCGGGGCCCACAGCTGAGAAG GGCAGCGAGGGCATGCGTGGGCCCACGGGGATGCCAGGGCCCCCCGGACCTCCCGGACCTCCGGGCATCCAG GGCCCTGCTGGCTTGGAAGGACTGGATGGCAAGGATGGCAAGCCAGGGCTGCGG GGTGACCCCGGCCCCCCTGGGCCACCAGGGATGATGGGTCCTCCG ggCTTCAAGGGGAAGACGGGGCACCCAGGTCTCCCGGGACCGAAG GGTGACTGCGGCAAACCCGGCCCCCCGGGGAGCACGGGCCGGCCGGGAGCAGAG GGTGACCCCGGACCCATGGGACCCCAAGGCcggcagggacccccagggctcATC ggcccccctgGCACCCCGGGGCAACCGGGTCCCGCTGGCCTCGCTGGAGTG GGGCTGAAGGGTGAGCGGGGCTCTGTGGGGGAGCGAGGTCTGCCAGGGATGCCAGGAGAGCCGGGACCCCCAGGCCACCCGGGACCACCG ggggagcagggaccAGATGGACCCATCGGTAAAGAG ggccccccaggaAAACCTGGCATCGCCGGACCGGCTGGCCAGAAG GGCGAAGCTGGATCCCCCGGCGAGAGAGGCTACCCCGGGGagaagggcagagctggcatgcccggggggccggggaaGAGTGGCTCCATGGGCCTCGTGGGGCCACGGGGGCCCGCAGGAGAGAGGGGCCCCCCCGGCTCGCCGGGACctgcgggcagccccgggctgccgggacccccggggatGATG GGAGACGTGGTGAATTACGACGAGATCAAGAGGTTCAtccagcaggagctgagcaagATGTTTGACG AGCGGATGGCATACTACACCTCCCGGATGCACTTCCCGGTGGAGATGGTGGCATCCCCAGGGAGACCCGGTCCCCCAGGGAAGGACGGGCTCCCCGGCCGACCGGGACCCCCCGGCTCCCCAGGGATGCCGGGGCAGATCGGCAGAGAGGGGCGGCAGGGTGTGCCAGGCATGCGGG GTGAGCCGGGCGccaaaggagagaaaggggagaaaggtgtgggggtgatgggggacagcggccccccgggacccccag GTCCCCAAGGGCCACCAGGCTACGGGAAGATGGGCCCCCCGGGCCCCGTGGGACAGCAGGGCATCCCCGGCATCCCCGGCCCCCCGGGTGCCACGGGGCAGCCGGGCAAGACGGGGCACTGCAGCCCGGCGGAGTGCCTGGGTGCTGTGCCCCTGGAGCAGCCCCTCTTCCAGCCCAAAAACGTCAAGGGTCCCTTCGGCTGA
- the COL16A1 gene encoding collagen alpha-1(XVI) chain isoform X2, with protein MPGCWGLCRVLGLGAEQIEDPAVDGGHTDPQNLPKPWPNRQPRWPRAAAAGTMRGLWALALVWLISACEGKELPPAEGEPCPQLWDEDLVGDKYKNVTGFNLIKRFDLLKISSIKKVRNPRGPVVLRLGAVPLVQPTQQVFPHGLPPAFTLVLTLLLKKNSTGEHWYLFQVTDRQGYPQLSLAVHGPEKSLEFQARAPGATFVSAVFAGKAVASLFDGRWHKVAVAVQSRAISVHLDCTSISSKPLGPRRALAPEGNAFLGLDAVRGTPVRFDIQQAQIYCDAELARQEGCCEISASGCLVEVPKTRRQAELMQSSNLIEMSPQPEGRVYTRCFCLEEPLGAEPARTSGRTGLKGDHGEKCLPCSPQTASANVTLGPLGPKGGKGERGLPGTAGSKGEKGDRGADCVRTHPGGPVQCAEGPRGEKGQRGEVGLPGAAGADGQKGQKGEKGDGGLQGKPGRPGRDGRPGEICVVGPKGQKGDPGLVGPEGLAGEPGPPGKPGSPGIGFPGKPGDPGGPPGPKGEKGSSGAPGPGGSPGTPGPPGVLGPKGDKGEPCEVCPTVSEGMLGATGLPGKPGPRGVPGAPGKDGVSDRPGPMGPKGDRGDPGIHGIKGEKGDSCLSCDARVLAALLRGPAEGLEGEPAPLQPGMPGEAGLPGLAGIKGEKGDGGQEGPTGRPGLPGDKGDPGVRGLKGEKGEPCGQCSPTPQALEGAATVLAVPGPPGERGQGGPPGKAGRPGDAGQKGQKGDAGSPGDPGTPGMAGLPGLSGEPGISGPAGPKGEKGDACEPSPAPRGDFSDVAGIPGKPGAKGDQGPPGIGQPGRPGKPGLPGVQGPAGLKGLQGEPGPRGIGQPGPQGEPGSTGPPGTPGPPGPQGPPGMAAEKGAKGPPGPKGAVGPPGPPGTSVTGPPGPEGQRGLPGVPGSSGQPGEKGAQGEKGDPGDCACLPGSRQDPSYAGMPGAPGLWTGMSWQPQPGPQGPPGAPGPPGPPGAPGRQGMPGHNGLPGLPGPAGDLGPLAVMAERNIKVLKTLCGDCVQLQAAFEAPSGIKGEKEDGGMPGAPGSEGCARGDSPDLDCAGDPGLPGAPGIPGERGEQGSPGLRGPPGPPGPIGPPGFPGTPGTPGLPGLQGERGPAGLAGAKGEPGPPGQPGYPGATGPPGLPGIKGERGYVGPPGEKGELGPPGLDGLPGPTGPAGPRGERGLPGSAGEKGDQGFQGQPGFPGPPGPPGFPGKVGPAGPPGPTAEKGSEGMRGPTGMPGPPGPPGPPGIQGPAGLEGLDGKDGKPGLRGDPGPPGPPGMMGPPGFKGKTGHPGLPGPKGDCGKPGPPGSTGRPGAEGDPGPMGPQGRQGPPGLIGPPGTPGQPGPAGLAGVGLKGERGSVGERGLPGMPGEPGPPGHPGPPGEQGPDGPIGKEGPPGKPGIAGPAGQKGEAGSPGERGYPGEKGRAGMPGGPGKSGSMGLVGPRGPAGERGPPGSPGPAGSPGLPGPPGMMGDVVNYDEIKRFIQQELSKMFDERMAYYTSRMHFPVEMVASPGRPGPPGKDGLPGRPGPPGSPGMPGQIGREGRQGVPGMRGEPGAKGEKGEKGVGVMGDSGPPGPPGPQGPPGYGKMGPPGPVGQQGIPGIPGPPGATGQPGKTGHCSPAECLGAVPLEQPLFQPKNVKGPFG; from the exons ATGCCGGGATGCTGGGGCTTGTGCCGTGTGCTTGGGCTGGGTGCGGAGCAGATTGAGGATCCAGCAGTGGATGGGGGCCACACTGACCCCCAAAACCTGCCCAAGCCGTGGCCGAACAG GCAGCCACGTTGGCCCCGAGCCGCTGCCGCAGGCACCATGAGGGGTCTCTGGGCCCTCGCGCTCGTGTGGCTCATCAGTGCCTGCGAGGGGAAGGAGCTGCCGCCGGCAGAAG GGGAGCCGTGCCCGCAGCTCTGGGACGAGGATCTGGTCGGGGACAAGTATAAGAACGTAACGG GTTTTAACCTGATTAAAAGGTTCGACCTGCTGAAGATCTCCTCCATCAAGAAAGTCCGCAACCCAAGGGGGCCGGTGGTGCTGCGGCTGGGCGCCGTGCCGCTGGTCCAGCCCACACA GCAGGTGTTTCCCCACGGGCTGCCTCCTGCTTTCACCCTCGTCCTCACCTTGCTGCTGAAGAAGAACAGCACCGGGGAGCACTGGTACCTCTTCCAGGTCACCGATCGGCAGGGCTACCCCCAG CTCTCCCTGGCCGTGCACGGCCCCGAGAAGAGCCTGGAGTTTCAGGCCAGGGCACCGGGAGCCACGTTCGTCAGCGCCGTCTTCGCGGGGAAGGCTGTGGCGTCCCTCTTTGACGGGCGGTGGCACAAGGTGGCGGTGGCCGTGCAGAGCCGTGCCATCTCCGTCCACCTCGACTGCACCTCCATCTCCTCCAAGCCGCTGGGACCCCGGCGGGCGCTGGCCCCGGAGGGCAACGCCTTCCTGGGGCTGGATGCCGTGCGCGGCACCCCGGTCCGG TTTGACATCCAGCAAGCCCAGATCTACTGTGATGCCGAGCTGGCCAGGCAGGAGGGGTGCTGTGAGATCTCGGCCAGCGGG TGCCTTGTGGAAGTGCCCAAGACCCGTCGGCAAGCAGAGCTGATGCAGAGCAGCAACCTCATCGAGATGTCGCCGCAGCCCGAGGGCCGGGTGTACACCCGCTGCTTCTGCCTGGAGGAGCCGCTGGGCGCG GAGCCGGCGAGGACCTCGGGGAGGACTGGCCTGAAGGGAGATCACGGGGAGAAG tgcctgccctgctcGCCGCAGACGGCTTCGGCAAAC GTCACGCTCGGTCCCCTGGGTCCAAAG GGCGGGAAGGGCGAGCGTGGGCTGCCTGGCACTGCTGGCAGCAAGGGGGAGAAAGGCGACCGT GGTGCTGACTGCGTGCGCACCCACCCCGGTGGCCCCGTGCAG tgtGCCGAGGGGCCGCGGGGCGAGAAGGGGCAGCGCGGAGAGGTG GGGCTCCCGGGGGCAGCCGGCGCTGACGGGCAGAAG GGTCAGAAGGGTGAGAAGGGCGACGGGGGACTGCAGGGCAAGCCGGGGCGCCCGGGGCGTGAT GGCCGGCCCGGAGAGATTTGCGTGGTGGGCCCCAAAGGCCAGAAG GGTGACCCTGGCCTCGTGGGACCCGAAGGGCTGGCCGGCGAGCCGGGGCCCCCGGGGAAGCCAGGCTCTCCGGGGATCGGCTTTCCAGGGAAGCCG gGCGACCCTGGTGGCCCCCCGGGTCCGAAGGGGGAAAAG GGCAGCTCGGGAGCTCCTGGACCCGGAGGATCGCCTGGGACGCCC ggaccccccggCGTCCTGGGGCCGAAAGGAGACAAG GGCGAGCCCTGCGAGGTCTGTCCCACTGTCTCCGAGGGGATGCTCGGTGCCACCGGGCTGCCCGGCAAGCCGGGACCCAGGGGAGTGCCCGGAGCACCCGGCAAGGATGGGGTCTCG gacaGACCCGGCCCCATGGGACCCAAAGGGGACAGG GGAGATCCCGGCATCCACGGGATAAAAGGGGAGAAG GGGGACTCCTGCCTGTCCTGCGATGCCCGCGTCCTCGCCGCGCTACTGCGGGGTCCCGCCGAGGGGCTTGAGGGTGAGCCGGCACCGCTGCAGCCGGGGATGCCG GGCGAAGCGGGGCTCCCTGGGCTGGCTGGCATCAAGGGCGAGAAG GGGGATGGCGGCCAGGAGGGACCCACGGGCAGACCA GGGCTCCCGGGAGACAAAGGCGATCCAGGAGTGCGGGGGCTCAAAGGAGAGAAG GGCGAGCCGTGCGGGCAGTGCTCTCCCACGCCACAGGCCCTTGAAGGGGCAGCGACGGTGTTGGCCGTGCCTGGACCGCCGGGGGAGAGGGGCCAGGGCGGCCCCCCGGGCAAGGCG GGCAGACCTGGTGACGCTGGCCAGAAGGGACAGaag GGGGACGCAGGCAGCCCcggggacccaggcaccccGGGCATGGCCGGTCTCCCGGGGCTGTCGGGTGAGCCCGGAATCAGCGGTCCGGCTGGCCCCAAAGGCGAGAAG GGAGACGCCTGCGAGCCCAGTCCCGCTCCGCGTGGGGACTTCTCGGATGTGGCCGGCATCCCGGGAAAACCCGGGGCCAAAGGCGACCAGGGCCCCCCGGGCATCGGCCAGCCGGGCAGACCT GGGAAGCCGGGACTGCCGGGGGTTCAGGGTCCTGCCGGGCTGAAGGGGCTGCAG GGCGAGCCGGGACCGCGGGGGATCGGCCAGCCCGGACCGCAG GGAGAGCCCGGGAGCACCGGACCACCCGGGACACCC ggcccccccggaccccagggacccccggggaTGGCAGCAGAGAAAGGTGCCAAG GGACCTCCGGGGCCCAAAGGTGCTGTGGGACCCCCTGGGCCACCAGGAACCAGTGTCACAGGGCCACCG GGCCCTGAAGGGCAGCGGGGGCTCCCCGGGGTGCCCGGGTCCAGCGGGCAGCCG GGGGAGAAGGGTGCCCAGGGCGAGAAG ggAGACCCCGGGGACTGCGCCTGTCTGCCCGGCTCCCGCCAGGACCCCAGCTACGCCGGGATGCCG ggagccccaggaCTGTGGACCGGGATGTCCTGGCAGCCGCAGCCGGGCCCGCAG GGTCCCCCCGGggctcccggcccccccggcccccccggtGCCCCAGGCCGCCAG GGGATGCCAGGACACAACGGTTTACCGGGACTGCCTGGACCGGCCGGAGACCTG GGGCCGCTGGCCGTCATGGCCGAGAGGAACATCAAGGTGCTGAAG ACCCTCTGCGGGGACTGCgtccagctgcaggcagccttcGAAGCACCCAGCGGCATcaagggggagaaggaggacGGGGGCATGCCGGGAGCCCCCGGCAGCGAGGGCTGTGCCCGC GGTGACAGCCCTGACCTGGACTGCGCGGGTGACCCTGGGCTGCCGGGTGCCCCAGGCATCCCCGGCGAGAGAGGCGAGCAG GGCTCACCAGGActgcggggacccccggggccaCCCGGGCCCATC GGCCCCCCAGGCTTTCCTGGAACGCCTGGCACACCCGGACTGCCC GGTCTCCAGGGGGAACGCGGCCCCGCTGGGCTTGCCGGAGCCAAAGGGGAGCCG GGCCCTCCAGGGCAGCCCGGCTACCCCGGAGCGACGGGTCCCCCCGGCCTTCCC ggcaTCAAAGGCGAGCGAGGCTACGTGGGTCCCCCCGGGGAGAAGGGGGAACTG ggacccccaggttTGGACGGCCTCCCCGGTCCCACGGGACCAGCG GGGCCGAGGGGCGAGCGCGGGCTCCCGGGCAGCGCTGGCGAGAAGGGGGACCAG GGTTTCCAGGGCCAGCCCGGCTTCCCGGGGCCACCG GGGCCCCCTGGCTTCCCGGGGAAGGTCGGTCCGGCCGGGCCACCGGGGCCCACAGCTGAGAAG GGCAGCGAGGGCATGCGTGGGCCCACGGGGATGCCAGGGCCCCCCGGACCTCCCGGACCTCCGGGCATCCAG GGCCCTGCTGGCTTGGAAGGACTGGATGGCAAGGATGGCAAGCCAGGGCTGCGG GGTGACCCCGGCCCCCCTGGGCCACCAGGGATGATGGGTCCTCCG ggCTTCAAGGGGAAGACGGGGCACCCAGGTCTCCCGGGACCGAAG GGTGACTGCGGCAAACCCGGCCCCCCGGGGAGCACGGGCCGGCCGGGAGCAGAG GGTGACCCCGGACCCATGGGACCCCAAGGCcggcagggacccccagggctcATC ggcccccctgGCACCCCGGGGCAACCGGGTCCCGCTGGCCTCGCTGGAGTG GGGCTGAAGGGTGAGCGGGGCTCTGTGGGGGAGCGAGGTCTGCCAGGGATGCCAGGAGAGCCGGGACCCCCAGGCCACCCGGGACCACCG ggggagcagggaccAGATGGACCCATCGGTAAAGAG ggccccccaggaAAACCTGGCATCGCCGGACCGGCTGGCCAGAAG GGCGAAGCTGGATCCCCCGGCGAGAGAGGCTACCCCGGGGagaagggcagagctggcatgcccggggggccggggaaGAGTGGCTCCATGGGCCTCGTGGGGCCACGGGGGCCCGCAGGAGAGAGGGGCCCCCCCGGCTCGCCGGGACctgcgggcagccccgggctgccgggacccccggggatGATG GGAGACGTGGTGAATTACGACGAGATCAAGAGGTTCAtccagcaggagctgagcaagATGTTTGACG AGCGGATGGCATACTACACCTCCCGGATGCACTTCCCGGTGGAGATGGTGGCATCCCCAGGGAGACCCGGTCCCCCAGGGAAGGACGGGCTCCCCGGCCGACCGGGACCCCCCGGCTCCCCAGGGATGCCGGGGCAGATCGGCAGAGAGGGGCGGCAGGGTGTGCCAGGCATGCGGG GTGAGCCGGGCGccaaaggagagaaaggggagaaaggtgtgggggtgatgggggacagcggccccccgggacccccag GTCCCCAAGGGCCACCAGGCTACGGGAAGATGGGCCCCCCGGGCCCCGTGGGACAGCAGGGCATCCCCGGCATCCCCGGCCCCCCGGGTGCCACGGGGCAGCCGGGCAAGACGGGGCACTGCAGCCCGGCGGAGTGCCTGGGTGCTGTGCCCCTGGAGCAGCCCCTCTTCCAGCCCAAAAACGTCAAGGGTCCCTTCGGCTGA